One Mycobacteroides salmoniphilum DNA segment encodes these proteins:
- the pstC gene encoding phosphate ABC transporter permease subunit PstC, with protein MSSQTSGIDPVGVARPADLDGSVFEEKPQPMSDEGDHQPPAKSTKTVSRPGDRIFSGLATGSGVFVVALIGLVAVFLILRAVPALNNDDANFFLYNGPWRTDDTAHMQFGVLDLFQVTVFVSVFALLLAMPVALGIAIYLSEYAPARVRGPLAYVIDLLAAVPSIVYGLWGIYVLAPAIAPVALWLNRNLGFIPFFADSPVNIGGGGNLFTGGIVLAVMILPIIAAVTREVFIQTPRGQIEAALALGATKWEVVRTTIIPFGTSGYISGSMLGLGRALGETIALMLILSGTSVAFGWSLFDSGSTFATHIASNASEFNNELEAGAYIAAGLVLFVLTFLVNSAARAVVGGKGRA; from the coding sequence ATGAGCAGCCAGACCAGCGGGATCGATCCCGTGGGGGTAGCCCGTCCGGCGGATCTTGACGGATCGGTCTTCGAGGAGAAGCCACAACCCATGAGCGACGAGGGCGACCATCAGCCACCCGCTAAGTCCACCAAGACGGTCAGCCGTCCAGGCGACCGCATCTTCTCCGGGCTCGCGACTGGCTCGGGAGTGTTCGTTGTCGCGCTCATCGGTCTGGTGGCCGTATTCCTGATCCTGCGCGCTGTCCCGGCGCTGAACAACGACGACGCGAACTTCTTCCTCTACAACGGTCCGTGGCGCACCGACGACACGGCGCACATGCAGTTCGGCGTCCTCGATCTGTTCCAGGTCACCGTCTTCGTTTCGGTCTTCGCGCTCCTGCTCGCCATGCCGGTGGCTCTTGGTATCGCGATCTACCTCTCCGAGTACGCACCGGCACGGGTTCGTGGGCCGCTGGCCTATGTCATTGACCTGCTGGCCGCGGTGCCGTCCATCGTCTACGGCCTGTGGGGCATCTATGTGCTGGCGCCCGCGATCGCGCCGGTTGCCCTCTGGCTCAACAGAAACCTCGGTTTCATACCGTTTTTTGCCGACAGCCCCGTAAACATCGGAGGCGGCGGCAACCTGTTCACCGGTGGCATTGTGCTGGCGGTGATGATCCTGCCGATCATCGCGGCTGTCACTCGCGAGGTCTTCATTCAGACCCCGAGGGGCCAGATCGAGGCCGCGCTCGCGTTGGGCGCCACCAAATGGGAAGTGGTGCGCACCACCATCATTCCGTTCGGCACCTCCGGATATATCAGTGGTTCCATGTTGGGGCTCGGTCGCGCGCTGGGCGAGACCATCGCACTGATGTTGATCTTGTCGGGTACCTCGGTGGCATTCGGCTGGTCGCTGTTCGACAGTGGGAGCACCTTTGCAACCCATATCGCTTCCAATGCATCGGAATTCAACAACGAATTGGAGGCCGGAGCCTACATCGCGGCCGGGCTGGTGCTGTTCGTGCTGACGTTCCTGGTGAACTCGGCGGCCCGTGCCGTCGTCGGCGGAAAGGGCCGGGCATGA
- the pstA gene encoding phosphate ABC transporter permease PstA, producing MTATLDRPVKEPAFHPLSGRRKATNALATVLVSASVLVALVPLVWVLYTVFDRGFSAILSEDWWFKSQNMMTNRIEGGGAYHAIIGTLFQGLFCAIISVPIGIFVAIYLVEYGANSRLAKLTTFMVDILTGVPSIVAALFIYALWVATLGLPRSGLAVSLALVLLMIPVVVRSSEEMLKIVPNDLREASFALGVPKWKTIARIVLPTALSGVVTGVMLALARVMGETAPLLVLVGYSKLINYDMFGGEMASLPGMMLDQRSGSVVGLAESRLWGAALTLILLVAILNVIAKLISRFFAPKKV from the coding sequence ATGACCGCGACTCTTGACAGGCCCGTGAAGGAGCCTGCTTTCCATCCCCTCTCGGGTAGGCGCAAGGCCACCAACGCCCTTGCCACGGTGCTTGTCTCGGCGTCGGTGCTGGTCGCCCTGGTTCCGCTGGTGTGGGTGCTGTACACCGTGTTCGATCGCGGATTCAGTGCCATCCTCAGTGAGGACTGGTGGTTCAAATCCCAGAACATGATGACCAACCGGATCGAGGGTGGCGGCGCCTATCACGCCATCATCGGCACGCTCTTCCAAGGTCTGTTCTGCGCGATCATCTCGGTGCCCATCGGCATCTTCGTGGCCATCTACCTCGTCGAGTACGGTGCCAACTCCCGGCTGGCCAAGCTCACCACCTTCATGGTCGACATCCTGACCGGCGTGCCGTCCATTGTGGCCGCGCTGTTCATCTATGCCCTGTGGGTGGCGACGCTCGGGTTGCCGAGGTCGGGCCTTGCGGTATCGCTTGCCTTGGTGCTGTTGATGATTCCGGTGGTGGTGCGCTCCTCGGAGGAAATGCTCAAGATCGTCCCGAACGATCTGCGCGAGGCCTCTTTCGCACTGGGCGTGCCCAAGTGGAAGACCATCGCGCGCATCGTGCTGCCTACCGCACTCTCGGGTGTGGTTACCGGTGTGATGCTGGCGCTGGCCCGTGTCATGGGCGAAACCGCACCGCTGCTGGTGCTCGTCGGCTACAGCAAGCTGATCAACTACGACATGTTCGGCGGGGAGATGGCCTCGCTGCCCGGCATGATGCTCGACCAGCGCAGCGGTTCTGTGGTGGGGCTTGCCGAGTCGCGGCTCTGGGGCGCCGCCCTCACCCTCATCCTGCTGGTTGCGATCCTCAACGTAATCGCCAAGCTCATTTCGCGTTTCTTCGCACCGAAAAAGGTCTAG
- the pstB gene encoding phosphate ABC transporter ATP-binding protein PstB encodes MAKRLDLKDVNIFYGKFHAVQDVALSVPPRSVTAFIGPSGCGKSTVLRTLNRMHEVTPGARVEGSVLLDGADIYGAGVDPVSVRKTIGMVFQRPNPFPTMSIRDNVVAGLRLQGVRSKKTLDEVAERSLQGANLWNEVKDRLDRPGGGLSGGQQQRLCIARAIAVQPDVLLMDEPCSALDPISTLAIEDLISELKQEFTIVIVTHNMQQAARVSDQTAFFNLEAAGKPGMLVEIDDTERIFSNPSQKATEDYISGRFG; translated from the coding sequence ATGGCCAAGCGCCTCGATCTCAAGGACGTCAACATCTTTTACGGCAAGTTCCACGCCGTTCAGGATGTCGCGCTGTCGGTTCCGCCTCGCAGCGTGACGGCCTTCATCGGCCCGTCCGGTTGCGGTAAGTCGACTGTGCTGCGCACCCTCAACCGGATGCATGAGGTGACACCCGGTGCTCGTGTCGAGGGTTCGGTGCTGCTCGACGGTGCCGACATCTACGGTGCCGGGGTGGACCCGGTTTCGGTGCGTAAGACCATTGGCATGGTGTTCCAGCGGCCAAACCCATTCCCCACCATGTCGATTCGTGACAATGTGGTGGCCGGCCTGCGGTTGCAGGGCGTGCGCAGCAAGAAGACCCTTGACGAGGTCGCCGAGCGCTCACTGCAGGGCGCCAACCTGTGGAACGAGGTCAAGGATCGTCTCGACCGTCCGGGCGGCGGGCTCTCCGGCGGTCAGCAGCAGCGTCTGTGCATCGCCAGAGCCATCGCCGTGCAGCCGGACGTGCTGCTGATGGACGAGCCGTGCTCGGCCCTGGACCCCATCTCCACGCTGGCCATCGAGGATTTGATCTCCGAGCTCAAGCAGGAGTTCACCATCGTCATCGTCACGCACAACATGCAGCAGGCCGCGCGCGTCAGCGATCAGACCGCGTTCTTCAACCTGGAGGCCGCCGGTAAGCCGGGCATGCTGGTGGAGATCGACGACACCGAGCGGATCTTCTCCAACCCCAGCCAGAAGGCCACCGAGGACTACATCTCCGGCCGCTTCGGCTGA
- a CDS encoding NADP-dependent oxidoreductase: MTKAVQFDQYGDIDVLQVREVPRPVPGPGEVLVQVRAAGINPGEAKIRTGVLHDRFPAIFPSGQGSDLAGVVVEVGHSVARFAPGDEVFGYTDDRASHAEFVVVPASQLVTKPESLSWEVAGSLFVAGTTAYAAVGSVDLAPGDVVAVSGAAGGVGTIAVQLAKAAGATVIGIAGQGNDEWLTAHGVIPVNYGDRLADRIKAAAPDGRVDAFLDLFGGGYVELALNELGVELRRIDTIIDFAAIERYGVQSVGNAEGASAQVLAELAALIVDEKLDVIVAQTFPLDEVRSAYELLEQQHTRGKIVLVP; the protein is encoded by the coding sequence ATGACAAAGGCAGTGCAGTTTGACCAGTACGGCGATATCGACGTCCTGCAGGTGCGTGAGGTGCCGCGTCCGGTCCCCGGGCCCGGTGAGGTGCTCGTGCAGGTGCGTGCCGCGGGGATCAACCCCGGCGAGGCGAAGATCCGCACCGGGGTGCTGCACGATAGGTTCCCCGCGATCTTCCCCTCCGGGCAGGGCAGCGACCTGGCCGGTGTGGTGGTGGAGGTGGGCCACAGCGTGGCGCGTTTCGCGCCAGGGGACGAGGTGTTCGGCTACACCGATGATCGGGCCAGTCACGCGGAGTTCGTCGTCGTTCCGGCGAGCCAGCTAGTCACCAAGCCTGAGAGTCTGTCATGGGAGGTGGCGGGCAGTCTCTTCGTCGCGGGTACCACCGCATACGCCGCGGTCGGCTCGGTGGATTTGGCTCCGGGTGATGTGGTCGCCGTCTCGGGCGCGGCGGGGGGAGTGGGCACCATCGCCGTACAGCTCGCCAAGGCCGCTGGTGCGACCGTGATCGGTATCGCAGGGCAGGGCAACGACGAGTGGCTCACCGCGCATGGCGTCATCCCGGTCAACTACGGCGACAGATTGGCAGACCGCATCAAGGCAGCAGCGCCCGACGGGCGGGTTGACGCCTTCCTCGACCTCTTCGGCGGAGGCTACGTGGAGCTGGCGCTCAATGAGCTTGGAGTGGAGCTGCGGCGAATCGACACCATCATCGACTTTGCGGCAATCGAGCGATACGGCGTGCAAAGTGTGGGAAACGCCGAAGGCGCCTCGGCGCAGGTGCTCGCCGAGCTGGCCGCACTAATTGTCGACGAAAAGCTGGATGTGATTGTTGCGCAGACATTCCCGCTGGACGAGGTGCGCAGTGCGTACGAGCTGCTCGAACAGCAGCACACCCGCGGAAAGATCGTCCTGGTGCCTTAG
- the phoU gene encoding phosphate signaling complex protein PhoU has translation MRTAFQEQLSSLSAQLGEMCGLAGAAMERATRALLQADLVLAEQVITDHEQITAMSAAAEENAFAILALQAPVAGDLREVVSSIQIVADVDRMGALALHVAKIARRRHPQHALPEEVNGYFAEMGRVAVDLGNSAQEVLLTRDPEKAARINEEDDAMDDLHRHLFTVLMDREWRHGVAAAVDVTLLGRFYERFADHAVEVARRVIFQVTGTLPPEGQGHDHLTPL, from the coding sequence ATGCGTACCGCGTTTCAGGAGCAGCTGTCCTCATTATCGGCACAGCTGGGGGAGATGTGTGGGTTGGCCGGAGCCGCTATGGAGCGGGCCACTCGTGCATTGCTGCAGGCCGATCTCGTCCTTGCCGAGCAGGTCATCACCGACCACGAGCAGATCACCGCGATGAGTGCCGCTGCCGAAGAGAACGCCTTCGCCATCTTGGCCCTGCAGGCCCCGGTGGCCGGCGACCTGCGCGAGGTCGTCAGCAGCATCCAGATTGTCGCGGACGTGGACCGGATGGGCGCCCTGGCCCTGCACGTCGCCAAGATCGCCCGGCGCCGGCACCCTCAGCACGCGCTGCCCGAAGAGGTCAACGGATACTTCGCTGAGATGGGCCGTGTCGCAGTCGATTTGGGCAACAGCGCGCAGGAGGTGCTGCTGACCCGCGATCCGGAGAAGGCCGCCCGCATCAATGAAGAAGACGATGCGATGGACGATCTGCACCGGCACCTGTTCACCGTGTTGATGGACCGCGAGTGGAGGCATGGAGTGGCCGCCGCCGTCGATGTAACGCTGCTGGGTCGCTTCTACGAGCGCTTCGCCGATCACGCGGTGGAGGTCGCCCGACGGGTCATCTTCCAGGTGACCGGCACGCTGCCGCCGGAGGGGCAGGGCCACGACCACCTGACTCCACTCTGA
- a CDS encoding LCP family protein has translation MGDGPNATPAQPRAYGAAPWERAVEPVGSHPDIDLAPEPSNTPWTPPPALNHSLPDPTDDEWARRLETTHTVRETQRPEPAAPAPRPAPRQATRPPKPAPNGSTPGRAPEPPATSAHETGSHSLSVADLLAREGAGGGRRSRRHARSEAEDRAEEPALAAFADESHTDVLPQVQQDAPDLDRYSDEPVDEHADFVDYPDDAPLYDKAAARRVRASNLDDNIDTRAIPIRVGNPEAFVQEPESKRSRRPIYLGRSIAAIVAVCSLTVTGGAWQWSNVKNNRLNRVEALDPNSHDIRDPNAQYGDENFLIIGVDTRAGANSNMGAGDTSDAEGTRSDTMMLVNIPANRKRVAVVSFPRDLAIQPTLCEVWNEDTRSYGPDKAYTETKLNSAFAFGGPKCLVKVIQKISGLNINRFLGVDFAGFSKMVDALGGVEVCTPTPIEDYELGTVLETAGRQTIDGHTALQYVRARQVTTEYNGDYGRIKRQQLFLSSLLRSMISHNTFFSLSKLNNVVNTFIDDSYVDNIRTKDLVDLGQSLQDVKAGRITFLTVPTDGTDPEGNETPRTTDIRKIFDAIINDDPLPGELQPDGTRVPMPGTTTQGTTLASSEHGDATELGETSTATPAPAATPSEQIDLVTTEPSEINVHVSNSTGRTGLAASAASQLSQYGFGITTTDDYPSALPATTVFFSPGHEQQAATVAASFGGAKLQRITGAQTSVRVVLGGDYMSTANVQAPPVAGSTVPLQLSSGAMAPAELPMDLTVVNAGDATCG, from the coding sequence ATGGGTGATGGCCCCAACGCCACTCCTGCCCAACCGCGCGCATACGGCGCGGCCCCATGGGAACGCGCGGTCGAGCCCGTTGGCAGTCATCCTGACATTGACTTGGCGCCGGAACCATCCAACACACCGTGGACGCCACCACCCGCGCTGAATCACTCGCTGCCCGATCCCACCGACGACGAGTGGGCGCGGCGGTTGGAGACCACGCACACGGTGCGCGAGACGCAGCGTCCGGAGCCAGCAGCGCCGGCCCCCCGGCCCGCACCGCGGCAGGCCACCCGACCGCCCAAACCCGCCCCCAACGGATCGACGCCGGGCCGGGCACCGGAACCGCCCGCTACGTCAGCGCACGAGACCGGCTCACACTCGCTGTCGGTGGCCGATCTCCTGGCCCGTGAGGGCGCCGGCGGCGGGCGCCGATCGCGGCGGCACGCCCGCTCAGAGGCCGAGGACCGCGCCGAGGAGCCCGCTCTCGCTGCGTTCGCCGACGAAAGCCACACCGATGTCCTCCCGCAGGTGCAACAGGACGCACCCGATCTCGATCGCTACTCCGACGAGCCGGTCGATGAGCATGCCGACTTTGTCGACTATCCGGACGACGCCCCCCTCTACGACAAGGCCGCCGCACGCCGTGTGCGGGCATCGAATCTGGACGACAACATCGACACCCGCGCCATCCCCATCCGCGTGGGGAATCCGGAAGCCTTTGTCCAGGAACCTGAGTCCAAGCGCTCACGGCGGCCCATCTACCTCGGACGCTCCATTGCCGCGATCGTCGCGGTGTGCTCCCTCACCGTGACCGGCGGCGCGTGGCAGTGGAGCAATGTCAAGAACAACAGGCTCAACCGCGTCGAGGCGCTGGATCCCAACTCCCACGACATCCGCGATCCCAACGCTCAGTACGGCGACGAGAACTTCCTCATCATCGGCGTCGACACCCGTGCGGGCGCCAATAGCAACATGGGCGCCGGAGACACCTCCGATGCCGAGGGCACGCGCTCGGACACCATGATGTTGGTCAACATCCCGGCGAACCGTAAGCGCGTCGCGGTGGTGTCCTTCCCGCGCGATCTGGCGATCCAGCCGACACTCTGCGAGGTCTGGAACGAGGACACCCGGTCCTACGGGCCCGATAAGGCCTATACCGAAACTAAACTCAACTCGGCCTTCGCATTTGGCGGTCCCAAGTGTCTGGTCAAGGTCATTCAGAAGATCTCGGGGTTGAACATCAACCGCTTCCTCGGGGTGGACTTCGCCGGGTTCTCCAAGATGGTCGACGCGCTGGGTGGGGTCGAGGTATGCACGCCCACGCCGATCGAGGACTACGAACTGGGCACCGTGCTGGAAACCGCTGGACGCCAAACGATTGACGGGCATACTGCCCTGCAGTACGTACGCGCACGTCAGGTCACCACCGAGTACAACGGTGACTACGGGCGCATCAAGCGGCAACAGTTGTTCCTGTCATCCCTGCTGCGTTCGATGATCTCGCACAACACCTTCTTCTCGTTGAGCAAGCTCAACAACGTGGTGAACACCTTCATCGACGACTCCTACGTCGACAACATCAGGACGAAAGACCTTGTGGACCTTGGTCAATCACTGCAGGACGTGAAGGCTGGCCGGATCACCTTCCTGACGGTCCCAACCGATGGCACCGACCCTGAGGGCAACGAGACGCCGCGCACCACGGATATCCGAAAGATCTTCGACGCCATCATCAATGACGATCCGTTGCCCGGCGAGCTGCAGCCCGACGGCACCCGCGTCCCCATGCCCGGCACCACCACTCAAGGCACTACCTTGGCATCCAGCGAGCACGGCGATGCGACTGAACTCGGCGAAACATCCACGGCCACACCTGCTCCCGCCGCTACGCCGAGTGAACAGATCGACCTGGTCACCACAGAGCCCAGCGAGATCAACGTGCACGTGTCCAACAGCACGGGCCGAACGGGCCTGGCCGCATCGGCGGCCAGCCAGCTGTCCCAGTACGGATTCGGCATCACCACCACCGACGACTATCCGTCCGCACTACCCGCCACCACGGTCTTCTTCTCGCCGGGACACGAGCAGCAGGCCGCGACGGTTGCCGCCTCGTTCGGTGGAGCCAAGCTCCAGCGGATCACCGGAGCCCAAACCTCTGTGCGCGTGGTCCTCGGCGGTGACTACATGTCCACCGCCAACGTGCAGGCTCCGCCCGTCGCCGGATCGACCGTGCCGCTGCAGCTGTCATCGGGCGCGATGGCTCCCGCCGAACTTCCGATGGACCTGACGGTCGTCAACGCCGGCGACGCTACCTGCGGATAG
- the dusB gene encoding tRNA dihydrouridine synthase DusB: MTASVDLPKARSRELRIGSLVLPSPVVLAPMAGVTNVAFRTLCRELELATTGTVSGLYVCEMVTARALAERHPVTLHMTTFSPEESPRSLQLYSVDPETTYRAAKMVVDEDLADHIDMNFGCPVPKVTRNGGGAALPYKRRLFGQIVSAAVRATEGTDIPVTVKFRVGIDDDHHTHLDAGAIAEAEGAAAVALHARTASQRYSGTADWGQIAALKNHVTTIPVLGNGDIFDAADAVVMMEQTGCDGVVIGRGCLGRPWLFAELSAVFNGQTIPVPPNLGQVTDIMRRHAVLLVDHFGEDKALRDMRKHIAWYLHGFPAGGDLRRALALVSTLAELDTLLNQLDPTAPFPEGGNGPRGRQGSPGKVSLPDGWLNDPDDCTVPSAADVMHSGG, translated from the coding sequence GTGACCGCATCCGTCGACCTTCCGAAGGCCCGATCCCGCGAACTGCGGATCGGGTCTTTGGTATTGCCGAGCCCGGTCGTGCTCGCTCCGATGGCGGGTGTCACCAACGTGGCGTTCCGGACGCTGTGCCGGGAGCTGGAGCTGGCCACCACGGGCACCGTGAGCGGACTGTACGTCTGCGAGATGGTCACCGCGCGGGCCCTGGCCGAGCGGCATCCCGTCACGCTGCACATGACGACTTTCTCCCCAGAAGAGTCACCGCGGTCGCTACAGCTCTATTCAGTCGATCCGGAAACGACCTATCGGGCCGCCAAGATGGTGGTGGACGAGGATCTCGCCGACCACATCGACATGAACTTCGGTTGCCCGGTCCCGAAGGTCACCCGGAATGGCGGCGGCGCAGCACTTCCCTACAAGCGGCGGCTGTTCGGGCAGATCGTCTCCGCCGCCGTGCGCGCCACGGAGGGCACCGATATACCGGTAACAGTCAAGTTCCGCGTCGGCATCGACGACGACCACCACACCCACCTCGATGCCGGCGCCATCGCCGAGGCCGAGGGAGCCGCCGCGGTTGCGCTACACGCACGTACCGCCTCGCAGCGCTACTCGGGCACCGCCGACTGGGGCCAGATAGCGGCACTCAAGAACCACGTGACAACCATCCCCGTTCTCGGAAACGGCGATATTTTCGACGCCGCCGATGCGGTCGTCATGATGGAACAGACGGGCTGCGACGGCGTCGTCATTGGCCGCGGATGCCTTGGTCGGCCCTGGCTCTTCGCCGAACTGAGTGCCGTTTTCAACGGTCAGACGATTCCAGTGCCGCCAAATCTCGGTCAGGTCACGGACATTATGCGTCGTCATGCTGTGTTGCTCGTCGATCATTTTGGGGAGGACAAGGCGTTGCGCGATATGCGCAAGCACATTGCCTGGTACCTGCACGGCTTCCCGGCCGGTGGAGACCTCCGGCGCGCGCTCGCACTCGTCAGCACCCTCGCCGAGCTGGACACCCTGCTCAATCAGCTGGATCCCACCGCTCCCTTCCCCGAGGGCGGAAACGGCCCTCGGGGACGCCAGGGGTCACCTGGCAAGGTGTCGCTGCCCGATGGCTGGCTCAACGACCCCGACGATTGCACGGTTCCCTCAGCCGCCGACGTCATGCACTCTGGCGGGTGA
- a CDS encoding acyl-ACP desaturase: MQKEFTDLELMHELEPVVEENVNRHLGVTKDWNPHDYVPWSEGKNYKALGGQDWDPEQSKLSEVAKVAMITNLLTEDNLPSYHREIAMNFTMDGPWGTWVNRWTAEENRHGIAIRDYLVVTRSVDPVELEKLRVEQMTRGFSPGQNRQGGEEIFAHSLLDSVVYVTFQELATRVSHRNTGKACNEPVADELLKRISTDENLHMIFYRNMVEAALEVSPNQAVKAVHRVLDNFKMPGYTIPGFRRSAVTIATGGVYDPQSHLDEVVLPVLRKWRIFDRTDLSGEGETLREDLDRIVNDLRKTSADFEEVKAKYLERQAKRAERNAAKAAREAVSV; this comes from the coding sequence ATGCAGAAGGAATTCACCGACCTCGAGCTCATGCACGAGCTCGAGCCCGTGGTCGAGGAGAATGTCAACCGCCACCTCGGTGTCACCAAGGACTGGAACCCCCACGACTACGTGCCGTGGTCCGAGGGCAAGAACTACAAGGCACTGGGTGGGCAGGACTGGGATCCGGAGCAGTCCAAGCTCTCCGAGGTGGCCAAGGTCGCGATGATCACCAACCTGCTCACCGAGGACAATCTGCCCTCATATCACCGCGAGATCGCGATGAACTTCACCATGGACGGGCCGTGGGGCACCTGGGTGAACCGGTGGACCGCCGAGGAGAATCGCCACGGCATTGCCATCCGCGACTACCTCGTGGTCACCCGCTCGGTAGATCCCGTGGAACTCGAGAAGCTCCGCGTGGAGCAGATGACCCGCGGCTTCTCCCCCGGCCAGAATCGGCAGGGCGGGGAGGAGATTTTCGCCCACAGCCTGCTCGATTCCGTCGTCTATGTGACGTTCCAGGAGCTGGCTACCCGCGTCTCGCACCGCAACACCGGCAAGGCCTGCAACGAGCCGGTGGCCGACGAGCTGCTCAAGCGGATCTCGACCGACGAGAACCTGCACATGATCTTCTATCGGAACATGGTCGAGGCTGCCCTCGAAGTGTCACCGAACCAGGCCGTGAAGGCCGTTCACCGGGTACTCGATAACTTCAAGATGCCCGGCTACACGATCCCCGGATTCCGCAGGAGCGCCGTCACCATCGCCACCGGCGGCGTGTACGACCCGCAGTCACATCTCGACGAGGTGGTGTTGCCGGTGCTGCGCAAATGGCGCATCTTCGACCGCACCGACCTCAGCGGCGAGGGCGAAACCCTGCGCGAGGACCTGGACCGCATCGTCAACGATCTCAGGAAGACCTCCGCCGACTTCGAGGAAGTCAAGGCCAAGTACCTGGAGCGCCAGGCCAAGCGGGCCGAGCGCAACGCCGCCAAGGCCGCCAGGGAAGCGGTCAGTGTCTAA
- a CDS encoding TetR/AcrR family transcriptional regulator → MANGQAQRRSWAGISASERADERRRELMAAGVRLLGLNPRPAVTVRAVCRSAGMTERYFYENFSDRDTFVRAVYDHVGFRAIEALSGARSAHEGVDAFVRLMVDEPTMGRVLLIAPTFEPTLSESGYDWLPRFVALLQGKLSTNLTDEVQQQLVATSLVGALTSLFRGYLNEELNVGRQRFVDYCVQILLQGATATPSTTGSTTSLRTSPSPQQPS, encoded by the coding sequence GTGGCGAACGGTCAAGCGCAGCGACGTAGCTGGGCAGGTATCTCAGCGAGCGAGCGCGCAGATGAGCGGCGGCGCGAGCTCATGGCGGCCGGCGTACGCCTGTTGGGACTCAACCCCCGGCCGGCCGTCACCGTCCGGGCCGTATGCCGATCCGCGGGCATGACCGAGCGATACTTCTACGAGAACTTCTCCGACCGCGACACCTTCGTCCGAGCGGTCTACGACCACGTGGGCTTTCGCGCGATCGAAGCACTCAGCGGCGCCCGATCCGCACATGAGGGCGTCGACGCGTTTGTCCGTCTCATGGTGGACGAACCCACGATGGGACGAGTCCTCCTGATAGCACCGACATTTGAGCCGACACTTTCGGAATCCGGTTACGACTGGCTACCACGATTCGTCGCGTTGTTGCAGGGAAAGCTCAGCACCAACCTCACCGACGAGGTGCAGCAACAATTGGTGGCAACCAGCCTCGTGGGTGCGCTGACAAGCCTTTTCAGGGGATACCTGAACGAGGAGCTGAATGTGGGCCGGCAGCGGTTCGTGGACTACTGCGTGCAGATACTGCTACAGGGCGCTACCGCGACGCCATCAACGACCGGGTCGACTACGTCGCTGCGGACTTCGCCTTCTCCTCAGCAGCCTTCTTAG
- a CDS encoding oxygenase MpaB family protein: MVNDMSELAEAQPVATSGTFMSGCPVSHEAGSSSAVPLGPESLTWKYFGDWRGVLQGPYAGSMQNMHPQLGAAVEQHSLFFRERWQRLLRSLYPIGGVVFDGDRAPMTGAEVRDYHVNIKGVDDQGRRYSALNPDVFYWAHATFFMGTIVVADWLSGGIGEAEKRQLFDEHITWYRMYGMSMRPVPKTWEDFQEYWDHMCTNVLEDNKASRDVLDLTTLAVPPFAPWIPEGLWRFQRRLVAPMFVWLTVGLYHPAVRERFGYTWSARDEWLHRKFGQGVNLLFKFVPERKRRHPRARAGWDRATGRIPTDAPLVQTPDRNLPPLDTWGSPNHYNPKVS, encoded by the coding sequence ATGGTCAACGATATGTCCGAGCTCGCCGAGGCGCAGCCTGTCGCCACATCCGGCACCTTCATGTCGGGCTGTCCGGTGAGCCACGAAGCGGGTTCGTCGAGCGCTGTACCACTCGGCCCTGAATCGTTGACGTGGAAGTACTTCGGTGATTGGCGGGGGGTGTTGCAGGGCCCCTATGCCGGGTCCATGCAGAACATGCATCCACAGCTGGGCGCGGCCGTCGAGCAGCATTCCCTGTTCTTCCGGGAGCGTTGGCAACGGCTCCTGCGCTCGTTGTATCCGATCGGCGGCGTCGTATTCGACGGAGATCGTGCCCCGATGACGGGCGCCGAGGTGCGCGACTATCACGTCAACATCAAGGGGGTCGACGATCAGGGGCGCCGGTACAGCGCACTCAATCCTGATGTCTTCTACTGGGCGCACGCCACCTTCTTCATGGGCACGATCGTCGTCGCGGACTGGCTCAGCGGCGGTATCGGCGAGGCCGAGAAGCGTCAGCTCTTCGATGAGCACATCACGTGGTACCGGATGTATGGCATGAGCATGCGACCGGTGCCGAAGACCTGGGAGGATTTCCAGGAATACTGGGATCACATGTGCACCAACGTCTTAGAGGACAACAAGGCTTCGCGAGATGTGCTCGACCTGACCACTCTGGCGGTGCCGCCGTTTGCGCCCTGGATTCCTGAGGGTTTGTGGCGGTTCCAACGACGTTTGGTGGCGCCGATGTTCGTGTGGCTGACCGTTGGCCTGTATCACCCTGCCGTCCGAGAGCGGTTTGGGTACACCTGGTCTGCACGTGATGAGTGGCTGCACCGCAAGTTCGGTCAGGGTGTCAATCTGCTGTTCAAGTTTGTGCCCGAACGCAAGCGGCGCCACCCGCGGGCCCGGGCCGGCTGGGACCGTGCCACGGGAAGGATTCCCACCGATGCCCCGCTAGTGCAGACCCCGGATCGCAACCTGCCGCCACTGGATACGTGGGGCAGCCCCAATCACTACAACCCCAAGGTCTCCTGA